In the genome of Telluria mixta, the window AGCGTGATTGTTATATGGAACGCGGTAACAAACGGTTCCTGGCACGATTCTACGTATGGGAAGAAAATTTTTGTTGCCTTATGGAACTCTGCGCCCGAAAAGTGTGCATATGAGCACCATAATGTTGCCGTCAGGTGACACGTTCATGCATGCAGGTTAAGAGGCGTGGTGAGGTTGATAACGCGCGTCAAGGCCCCGCCTTGTAGAGGCGCTCGATGCGCTCGGCGGTGTCCGGGTGCGTGGACAAATAGGCCATCGAACGCCTGAGCCAGCGAGGGACGTCGCCTTCGCCCGGGTGCTGGCGTTCCAGCGCTTCCAGGATATCCGCGAGGTCGTCCGGCTCTCGGCCGTTGCGGCGCAGGACGTCGATCGCGTAATCGTCGGCTTCCAGCTCCATCGCGCGCGAATACTGCATCTGCGTCAGCACGGCGGGCAGACCGGCGGCGACCGCGCTGAAGTCGCCGAACAGCGTGGCCGACAGGGCGGCCGTCAGCGACGATCCCGTCATCGCGCGCGTGGCGTGGCGCCGTTCGATGTGGCCCACTTCGTGGCCGATCACGCCCAGCAGCTCGGCCTGGCCAATGTCGTCGAGTTCGTTGCGCTTGTCCAGCGCGAGGCGCACCATCTTGTCGGTGACGATGATCGTGCCGTCCGGCAGCGCAAGCGCATTGGCGCCCAGCGCATCGGACGAGCGCACGAGCAGGCGCACGGGCACGCGCGGATGGGCGGGGAGGGCACGCGGCAGCAGCGCCTCGACGTCGGCGATGCGGTCGTCCGAGAGGCGCGACGGCGCCAGCATGCCCTGCGCTTCCAGTCCTGCCAGCGCGGCGCGGCCGAGCTTGATGTCGACCGAGGCCGGCAGGCGCGCGGCGATGAATCCTGCGGCGGCCGGCACACCCCACACGAAGCCGGCGCCGAGCAGCGCCAGCAGCAGGACGAGGGCGGCCAGGGCGGCGGGCCAGCGCGCCTGCCAGCGCTCGACGGCGCTCTTGCGGTAGCCGAGCGCGGCCAGCAGCGCCTGGCGTCCGGGCCCATACGGCACCTCGCAGGTGGCGTCGCCGAGGCGCAGCACCAGCGGCGCCTGTTCGAACGGTTCGGCCAGCGCGACATCCGTCAACGGATAGCTGCGCGCGAATCCCGGCGCATCGACGTGCAGGTGGTCGTTGCGCACGTCCAGCCCCACCGGTTGCAGGCGGGCGTCGTGGCCATCGAAAAAGTGTGCGGTGATCATGTTCGGCTCCTTACCACGACAGGTCGACGCCGAGGAAGTCGGCGATGCCGTCGCCGGCCGCCGCCGCGGGTGGACGCCGCGCCGCCAGCACGGCCTGCTCGAAGCCGTCCGGCGCGTCGATGGTGATGTGGGCCACGCGATATTTCCACGTGCGCACGGCGGCGAACGGGCGGAACAGGCCGAAGGTCAGCAAGGTCAGCAGCACATTGACCGTCTGCAGGCGCAGATAGGGCCATACCCGCATCGCGCACGTGATGCGCACGCCGGGGAAGGACGTCGCCGACCAGGCCAGGTTGTTCATGCGTACGAGGATGTACGGACCCATCAGCAGCACGTACAGATACATGGCCACGACGGCGAGGATGGCCGGGAGGAAGGCCGCGAACGCCGCCGTCGACTTCTGCCCGCGCGCCAGGAACACCGAGAGACCGAAGGCCAGGCCGACGACCACCATCAGGCCGAGGCCGATCAGGAACGCGCGCACGTAGGGCTTGGCCAGGCTCGCCGTGTCGAGCGTGAACGTGGCGTTCTGGTCGCCCGCCATCAGGTGTTTGTGCTGGTAGGCCTTCATTGCACCATGCATCAGCGGCCAGCACAGGTACAGCAGGAAGATGATGCCGACGAGGGGACTTCCCGGCATCAGGGCGACGAGGGCGCCGGGCAGCACGAAGATCGCCACCGGCACGACGTACACGATATAGGCTTCCTTGATACCGCCCGCGAAGCCGAACGGCAGGCCGCGGTAGACCGTGTTCGACAGGCGGAAGCGCAGCGCCGACCGCATCATGAAGGGCAGGCCGGCCAGCAGCAGCGCGACGGTGACGACGCCCACCTTCAGCGAAAAGCCGAACGCGTAGTGATAGGTGGCCAGCAGGGTCACGGCGAGGATGCGTCCGCGCAGGATCGCCTTCGGGTCGCCGCGGAAGTCGAAGCTCGCGCCGGCGAGCTGGGTGTTCCGGTAAAAATACTGCAGCCGGCGTGTCTTGGCCCAGGCCGAGTAGATGCCCAGCGTGGCCACCGTCAGCAGCAGGTTGACGATCCAGATGCGGAAGTATTCGGCGCCGCTGCCGGAGAACGACAGGCCATGCGAAGTCTGCTCATCGAAAGGACCGTCGTCAGGTAAGTGCATGGCCGATTTTCTTGACATGGAAGAAAGATCACCAGTGTATCCATAGTTCCTCATCGTTGGCAATGGGATATGTTGCCAAGATGGAATGAGGAAGTATTTGCAGGTTTAAGGTATAATTTCTATTTCCCGCGCGTGCCGTTCGGCACCTTCTGCACAATGACCAAATTCGTATTCGTCACTGGCGGCGTCGTGTCTTCCCTGGGTAAAGGGATCGCGGCCGCCTCCCTCGCCGCGATCCTCGAATCGCGCGGTCTCAAAGTCACCATGCTCAAGCTCGACCCGTATATCAACGTGGACCCGGGCACGATGAGCCCCACCCAGCACGGCGAAGTGTTCGTCACCGACGACGGCGCCGAGACCGACCTGGACCTGGGCCACTACGAGCGCTTCATCAGCACGCGGATGAAGAAGGTGAACAACTTCACGACCGGCCAGATCTATGAATCGGTGATCCGCAAGGAACGCCGCGGCGAGTACCTCGGCAAGACCGTGCAGGTGATCCCGCACATCACCAACGAGATCCAGGACTACATCCGCCGCGGCGCCGAAGGCGTGGACGTCGCGCTCGTCGAGATCGGCGGCACGGTCGGCGACATCGAGTCGCTGCCGTTCCTCGAAGCCGCGCGCCAGCTGTCGCTGCGCCAGGGCCGCAAGGGCGCAGCGTTCGTGCACCTGACCCTGGTGCCGTACATCTCGTCCGCCGGCGAACTGAAGACCAAGCCCACCCAGCACTCGGTGCAGAAGCTGCGCGAGATCGGCATTTCGCCGAACGCGCTGCTGTGCCGCGCCGACCGCCGCATCCCGGACGACGAGCGCGCCAAGATCTCGCTGTTCGCCAACGTCGAAGAGCAGGCCGTCATCTCCGTGTGGGACGTCGACACGATCTATAAAGTGCCGCAGGTGCTGTGCGACCAGGGCCTGGACGACATCATCCTGGACGCCCTCGGCCTCGAGGCGCCCAAGGCCGACCTGTCGATGTGGACGAAGCTGATCCACACGCTGGAGAACCCGAAGCACGAAGTCACGATCGGCATGGTCGGCAAGTACGTCGACCTGATCGAGTCCTATAAATCGCTGACGGAAGCGCTGCGCCACGCCGGCATCCACACGGAAAGCCGCGTCAACATCGAATACATCGACTCGGAAGAGATCGAGTCGACGGGCTGCGCCAACCTGGCCAAGTACGACGCCATCCTCGTGCCGGGCGGCTTCGGCAAGCGCGGCGTGGAAGGCAAGATCATGGCCGCCCGCTATGCCCGCGAAAACCAGATCCCGTACCTGGGCATCTGCCTGGGCATGCAGGTCGCGCTGATCGAATACGCGCGCCACATGGCCGGTCTGCCGAACGCCAACTCGACGGAATTCGATCCGGAGACCGACCAGCCGGTCGTCGCCCTGATCAACGAGTGGCAGAACCACGACGGCAAGGTCGAGAAGCGCGACGTCAATTCCGACCTGGGCGGCACCATGCGCCTGGGCGCGCAGACCTGTGCCGTGAACCCGGGCACGCTGGCTGCCGAGATCTACGGCAACGTCGTGACGGAGCGCCATCGCCACCGCTACGAGGCGAACAATTACTACCTGCCGAAGGTCGAAGCTGCGGGCCTCGTCGTCGCGGCGCGTACGCCGAACGAAGACCTGTGCGAGATCATGGAACTGCCGCGCAGCGTGCACCCGTGGTACATGGGCGTGCAATTCCACCCCGAGTTCAAGTCGACGCCGCGTAACGGCCACCCGCTGTTCTCGTCGTTCATCCAGGCCGCGCTGGCCCACCAGGCCGCGAATGCCAACCCGCAGGCGGCCAACACCCCTGCACTGCAAGGAGATGCAGCATGAAACTGTGCGGATTCGACGTCGGCCTCGACCAGCCGATCTTCCTGATCGCCGGCACCTGCGTGATCGAGTCGCGCCAGATGGCGATGGACGTCGCCGGCCAGCTGAAGGAAATCACCTCGGCGCTGGGCATCCCGTTCATCTATAAATCGTCGTTCGACAAGGCGAACCGTTCGTCCGGCAAATCGTTCCGCGGTCCCGGCATGGAAAAAGGCCTGGAGATCCTGGCCGACGTGCGCAAGGAAATCGGCGTGCCCGTGCTGACCGACGTGCATACGGAAGAAGAGATCCCGGTCGTCGCGAGCGTCGTCGACGTGCTGCAGACGCCGGCCTTCCTGTGCCGCCAGACCGACTTCATCAACGCCTGCGCCCGTTCCGGCAAGCCCGTGAACATCAAGAAGGGCCAGTTCCTGGCCCCGGGCGACATGAAGAACGTGATCGACAAGGCACGCGCCGCAGCTGCGGAAGCGGGCCTGCCCGACCAGTTCATGGCATGCGAGCGCGGCGTCTCGTTCGGCTACAACAACCTGGTTTCCGACATGCGTTCGCTCGCCATCATGCGCGAGTCGAACTGCCCGATCGTGTTCGACGCCACCCACTCGGTGCAGCTGCCAGGCGGGCAGGGGACGTCGTCCGGCGGCCAGCGCGAGCACGTGCCCGTGCTGGCGCGCGCCGCCGTCGCGGCGGGCGTGTCGGGCCTGTTCATGGAAACACACCCGAATCCCGCGTGCGCGCTGTCGGACGGCCCCAATGCCGTGCCGCTCGCCCGCATGAAGGATTTGCTGACCACCCTGGTCGATATCGACCGCATCGTCAAGAAGGCGGGTTTTATCGAATCCGATTTTCAATGATATGTGGGGCGGCGCGAGAATTACCCGTTGAGCGCTGCCCGGACTGATCAAGCAGCGGCGCGCCATGCGGCTCGGCGCCCGTTTCTCGCTTTGGCTTTTTTTACTTTCTGGAGATT includes:
- a CDS encoding M48 family metallopeptidase codes for the protein MITAHFFDGHDARLQPVGLDVRNDHLHVDAPGFARSYPLTDVALAEPFEQAPLVLRLGDATCEVPYGPGRQALLAALGYRKSAVERWQARWPAALAALVLLLALLGAGFVWGVPAAAGFIAARLPASVDIKLGRAALAGLEAQGMLAPSRLSDDRIADVEALLPRALPAHPRVPVRLLVRSSDALGANALALPDGTIIVTDKMVRLALDKRNELDDIGQAELLGVIGHEVGHIERRHATRAMTGSSLTAALSATLFGDFSAVAAGLPAVLTQMQYSRAMELEADDYAIDVLRRNGREPDDLADILEALERQHPGEGDVPRWLRRSMAYLSTHPDTAERIERLYKAGP
- a CDS encoding YjgN family protein, whose amino-acid sequence is MHLPDDGPFDEQTSHGLSFSGSGAEYFRIWIVNLLLTVATLGIYSAWAKTRRLQYFYRNTQLAGASFDFRGDPKAILRGRILAVTLLATYHYAFGFSLKVGVVTVALLLAGLPFMMRSALRFRLSNTVYRGLPFGFAGGIKEAYIVYVVPVAIFVLPGALVALMPGSPLVGIIFLLYLCWPLMHGAMKAYQHKHLMAGDQNATFTLDTASLAKPYVRAFLIGLGLMVVVGLAFGLSVFLARGQKSTAAFAAFLPAILAVVAMYLYVLLMGPYILVRMNNLAWSATSFPGVRITCAMRVWPYLRLQTVNVLLTLLTFGLFRPFAAVRTWKYRVAHITIDAPDGFEQAVLAARRPPAAAAGDGIADFLGVDLSW
- a CDS encoding CTP synthase produces the protein MTKFVFVTGGVVSSLGKGIAAASLAAILESRGLKVTMLKLDPYINVDPGTMSPTQHGEVFVTDDGAETDLDLGHYERFISTRMKKVNNFTTGQIYESVIRKERRGEYLGKTVQVIPHITNEIQDYIRRGAEGVDVALVEIGGTVGDIESLPFLEAARQLSLRQGRKGAAFVHLTLVPYISSAGELKTKPTQHSVQKLREIGISPNALLCRADRRIPDDERAKISLFANVEEQAVISVWDVDTIYKVPQVLCDQGLDDIILDALGLEAPKADLSMWTKLIHTLENPKHEVTIGMVGKYVDLIESYKSLTEALRHAGIHTESRVNIEYIDSEEIESTGCANLAKYDAILVPGGFGKRGVEGKIMAARYARENQIPYLGICLGMQVALIEYARHMAGLPNANSTEFDPETDQPVVALINEWQNHDGKVEKRDVNSDLGGTMRLGAQTCAVNPGTLAAEIYGNVVTERHRHRYEANNYYLPKVEAAGLVVAARTPNEDLCEIMELPRSVHPWYMGVQFHPEFKSTPRNGHPLFSSFIQAALAHQAANANPQAANTPALQGDAA
- the kdsA gene encoding 3-deoxy-8-phosphooctulonate synthase, translating into MKLCGFDVGLDQPIFLIAGTCVIESRQMAMDVAGQLKEITSALGIPFIYKSSFDKANRSSGKSFRGPGMEKGLEILADVRKEIGVPVLTDVHTEEEIPVVASVVDVLQTPAFLCRQTDFINACARSGKPVNIKKGQFLAPGDMKNVIDKARAAAAEAGLPDQFMACERGVSFGYNNLVSDMRSLAIMRESNCPIVFDATHSVQLPGGQGTSSGGQREHVPVLARAAVAAGVSGLFMETHPNPACALSDGPNAVPLARMKDLLTTLVDIDRIVKKAGFIESDFQ